Sequence from the Streptomyces mobaraensis NBRC 13819 = DSM 40847 genome:
CATCGAGCACGCCCTCGTCCTCGACCTCCTCAAGGACGCCGCCGGCCGGGCCGCCGGCGTCTCCCTGCACGTCATGGGCGAGGGGCGGCACGACGGCGTCGGCGCCGTCCGCGCCCGGGCCGTCGTGCTCGCGACCGGCGGCATGGGCCAGGTGTTCGCCGCGACCACCAACCCCGCCGTCTCCACCGGCGACGGCGTCGCCCTCGCGCTGCGCGCCGGCGCCGAGGTCTCCGACCTGGAGTTCGTCCAGTTCCACCCCACCGTGCTCTGGCTCGGCCCGGACGCCGAGGGCCAGCTGCCGCTGGTCTCCGAGGCGGTCCGCGGCGAGGGCGCCCACCTGGTCGACGCCGACGGCGTCCGCTTCATGCTCGGGCAGCACGAACTCGCCGAGCTGGCGCCGCGCGACATCGTCGCCAAGGGCATCATGCGCCGGATGCGGGAGACCGGCGCCGACCACATGTTCCTGGACGGCCGGCACTTCGGCGCCGTCATGTGGGCCGAGCGCTTCCCGACCATCCTGGCCGCCTGCCGCTCGCACGGCATCGACCCGGTGACCGAGCCGATCCCGATCGCCCCCGCCGCGCACTACGCGTCCGGCGGCGTCCGCACCGACGCGCACGGACGGACGACCGTGCCCGGCCTGTACGCGTGCGGCGAGGTCGCCTGCACCGGCGTGCACGGCGCGAACCGGCTGGCGTCCAACTCGCTGCTGGAGGGCCTGGTCTTCGCCGAGCGCATCGCGGCGGCCGTGGCCGCCGACGAGACCGTGCCCGGCGAGCCCGTACCGGCGGACGGCCCCGGCGAACCGCTCGTCGCCCCCGAGGACCGCCACACGATCCAGCGGATCATGACCCGGGGCGCCGGGGTCCTGCGCTCCGCCGCCGGCCTCGCCGAGGCGGCGGACCGCCTCGACGCCGTCCGCCGCGCCGTGCACACCGACGGCAAGAGCGCCGAGCCCGGCACCGAGGCGTGGGAGGCCACCAACCTCCTGCTGGTCGCCCGCGTCCTGGTCGCCGCCGCGCTGCGCCGCGAGGAGACCCGCGGCAGCCACTGGCGCGAGGACCGCCCCGACCGCGACGACGACCGGTGGCGCCGCCACCTCCTCGTCACCCTCCGCCCGGACCGTACGCTTGCGGTCTCCACCACGGAGACGGCCGCCTTCCCCCCGGTTTCCCCCGCTTCCCCCTCTTCCCCGCATCCCGCACCGAGGAGCACCGCGTGACCACGCCCGACGACCTCCAGTACCGGCTCACCACCCTGACCGACGAACCGGGCTGCGGCGGCGACTGCGCCTGCGGCGAGGGGGCCTCCGCCTACGAGTGCGGGCTCGACAGCGGGCTCGCGGCGCTGCTCGCGGACGCCGGTCTCGACCCGCTGCTGGTCGAGGAGATCGCGCACATGACCGTCGAGGAGGACCTCGACGGCGGCGTGGACGTCACCTCGGTGGCCACCATCCCCGAGGACGCCGTCGCCACCGGCGACTTCACCGCCCGCGAGGCCGGCACGGTGGCCGGGCTGCGCGTCGCCGAGGCGATCCTCTCCGTCGTCTGTACCGACGACTTCGAGGTCGAGCGGCACGTCGAGGACGGCGACCGGGTCGAGGCCGGGCAGCGCCTGCTGTCCGTCACCACCCGCACCCGCGACCTGCTCACCGCCGAGCGCGGCATGCTCAACCTGCTCTGCCGCCTCTCCGGCATCGCCACCGCCACCCGGCTCTGGGCCGACGTGCTGGAGGGCACCGGCGCGGAGGTCCGCGACACCCGGAAGACGACGCCCGGCCTGCGCGCCCTGGAGAAGTACGCGGTCCGCTGCGGCGGCGGCGTCAACCACCGGATGTCGCTCTCGGACGCCGCGCTGGTCAAGGACAACCACGTGATCGCGGCGGGCGGCGTCGCCCAGGCGTTCCGGGCCGTCCGCGAGCGGTTCCCCGAGCTGCCGATCGAGGTCGAGGTCGACCACCTGGAGCAGATCCCGCCGGTTCTCGCCGAGGGCGCCGACCTGATCCTGCTCGACAACTTCACCGTCGAGCGGACCCGCGAGGCCGTCGCCCTCGTCGCCGGCCGCGCCCGGCTGGAGTCCTCCGGCCGGCTCACCCTGGCCAACGCGCGCGAGTACGCGACCACCGGTGTGGACTACCTGGCCGTCGGCTCGCTCACGCACTCCTCGCCGATCCTCGACATCGGCCTGGACCTGCGGCAGCAGGAGGGTGCTGCCTGATGCTGCTCACCATCGACGTCGGCAACACCCAGACCGTCCTCGGCCTCTTCGACGGCGACGAGATCGTGGAGCACTGGCGGATCTCCACCGACCCCCGGCGCACCGCCGACGAGCTGGCCGTCCTCTTCCAGGGCCTGATGGGCCGCCACCCGCTGCTCGGGGACGACCTGGGCGACGGCATCGAGGGCATCGCCATCTGCTCCACCGTCCCGTCGGTGCTGCACGAGATGCGCGAGGTGACCCGCCGCTACTACGGCGACGTCCCGGCCGTCCTCGTCGAGCCGGGCGTGAAGACCGGCGTGCCGATCCTCATGGACAACCCCAAGGAGGTCGGCGCGGACCGCATCATCAACGCGGTCGCGGCGGTCGAGCTCTACGACGGCCCCGCCATCGTGGTCGACTTCGGCACGGCCACCACCTTCGACGCGGTGAGCGCCCGCGGCGAGTACGTGGGCGGGGTGATCGCGCCGGGCATCGAGATCTCCGTCGAGGCGCTGGGCGTCAAGGGCGCCCAGCTCCGCAAGATCGAACTGGCCCGGCCGCGCAGCGTGATCGGCAAGAACACCGTCGAGGCGATGCAGTCCGGCATCATCCACGGCTTCGCCGGCCAGGTGGACGGCGTCGTCAACCGGATGGCGCGGGAGCTCGCGGACGACCCCGACGACGTCACCGTCATCGCCACCGGCGGCCTGGCGCCGCTGGTGCTCGGCGAGGCCACGGTGATCGACGAGCACGAGCCCTGGCTGACGCTGGTCGGCCTGCGGCTGGTGTACGAGCGGAACGTGGCGCGGGCGTAAGACGGGCCGGAACGGGCGGGGGCGTGTTCGAGCCACGCCGCAGGGGCCGCGCTAAGCGAAAATTGTCCGTTTAGCACTTAAAGTCGGCCCATGCCTACGCCCTATGGATCCCACGGCGGCATGGCGTTCAGCGCCGACGAGCTGCGCGTGCTCCGCCGTGCCCTCGCCATCGCCCTCCAGCCCCGCACCGAGAACGCCGAGAAGCAGAGCTGCCTCCGGCTCGCGCAGGCCGTGGACGAAGCGGCCAGGGAAGGCGGCAGGCTGCGCGCCTTCCTCCGCGCGGACCTCGCCCGCTACCGCGCCGCCCTCCCCGGCACCGCGCCCGGCTACGTGGAACGCCTCCAGGACGCCCTCGCGGCCGGCCACCGCCCCGGGGCGGAGGACCTGGCCGCCCTGCGCGCCCTGTGCGCCGCCCCGGCCGGCGCCGCCGAGACGGGCCGCCGCCGGTCCCTCCTCCAGCGCTGCGAGCGGCTCGCGGAGACCGCGGTGCGGACCCGGCTCGCCGACTGCACGGCTCCCGGCCCCCGCGCCGCCGCGAGCGCCGTCCTGGACGCCCCCGCCGCCGTACCGGCCGTACCGGCCGCCCGGCCGCGGAGGGGCGCGCACGACGCGCTGCCGCCCGAGGCCGGCCCGGAGGGGCCAAAGCCGGGCGCCCGGCCGGCCGCGAAGCCCGGTCCGGCGCCGGGCCCGGCGCCCGGTTCCGAGCGGCCGAAGACTCCCCCGGCACCTCCTCCCAAGGCCCCGCGGCCCGGCGGCCGTCCCATCCCGACCCCCGGTGAGGTCTTCCCGCCGCGCCGCAAGCCGGCGCCGCCCCCCGAAGCGGCCGGTCACCGGGGTGCCGGGTGCCGGGCGGAGGTCCCCGGCGGGTCGCCTTCGGCGCGCGCGTAATCTGGACGGGGCGCCCGGCCGCGTCCGGGCCCTCCGGGCGCAGCGCGCCCTTCCAGACCCCTCCCACCCAGAAGGAGCCGACGGCCATGGACTATGTCGCCGCGCTCGTCCCGCCCGTGGTGATGGCGATCGCCTTCACCGCGCTGGTCGTGACGATCGTCAAGAGCCAGGGCGGTGCGAACAAGGCCAAGGAAGACGCCATCGTCGACGCCATGGCCCGCGCCGAGGCCGCCGGCGGTTCCACGGAGGCGAAGACCGCGGGAGCGTGAACCGCGCCGGAAACCCGGCGGTGGACAGGGCGTGCGGCCCGGGGAGTATTTCCCGGGCCGCACGCCCTTTTCGCGGGCCTCTTCTCCGTCGGCTTCCCGGCCGCGCGGGCCGGAGCCCGATAAACCGGCATTCGAGACATCTCCCACTATTATTCGCGTGTGGTTCGACGCCTCGGTGATCTGGAAGACGCCGTCATGACGCGCGTGTGGGAGTGGAACCGGCCGGTCACTGTTCGAGAAGTCCTCGAAGACCTTCAGCAGGAACGGTCGATCGCCTACACCACCGTCATGACCGTAATGGACAACCTGTATCAGAAGGGCTGGCTGCGCCGGGAAGCCGAAGGCCGGGCCTATCGATATGAGGCGGTGTCCAACCGGGCCGCCTACTCGGCCGCACTGATGAACGAAGCCTGGTCCGTGAGTGACAACCCCGCGGCCGCTCTCGTCGCCTTCTTCGGCATGATGTCGGCCGAACAACGGGAAGCCCTCCGGGACGCGATCCGCGTCGTCCAACTCGGTCGGCCCGGCGAGGAGGAGCCGCCGCCGGGGCGATAGCGTCCGCTTATGCCCGCAGCTTCCGAACCGGCTTCCGGCCGGCCCGCCCCGGCAAAAGTCCTCACCGTCCGCAGGGCGCGGACCTCCGATGTGCCCGCCGTGCGCCGGCTCATCAACACCTACGCCCGCGACCGCATCCTCCTCGACAAAGCCACGGTGACCCTTTACGAGGACATCCAGGAGTTCTGGGTCGCCGAACGCGACGAAGACGGTACCGTCATCGGATGCGGCGCACTGCACGTGATGTGGGAAGACCTCGCCGAGGTCCGCACGCTGGCCGTCGACCCCACGGTCAAGGGCGGCGGTGTCGGGCACGCGGTACTCGACAAGCTGCTGCAGACGGCGCGCTGGCTGGGGGTGCGGCGCATTTTCTGCCTCACCTTCGAAGTCGAGTTCTTCGCCAAGCACGGCTTCGTCGAGATCGGTGAGACCCCGGTGGACGGTGATGTCTACAGCGAGCTGCTGCGCTCCTATGACGAGGGTGTTGCCGAGTTCCTGGGTCTCGAACGGGTGAAGCCGAACACCCTTGGCAACAGCCGGATGCTTCTGCATCTGTGATCGCCGGTCCCTATGTCCGAATCGCGCCCCTATCGTGCCGTCCTGGAAGCCGTGGTTCCCGTGCGGAAGGGCGACTGAACCTTCCCCGGGGGTTTGTGTTTTTCCGGGAAAGGCGGTTTGCTATTCCTCCGTAATCCCTTTTCTGCTGATGAAAGGAATCCCCCCGTGGCGCAGAAGGTTCAGGTCCTTCTTGTCGACGACCTCGACGGCGGCGAGGCGGACGAGACGGTGACGTTCGCTCTGGACGGCAAGACGTACGAGATCGACCTCACCACCGCCAACGCCGACAAGCTGCGCGGGCTGCTGGAGCCGTACGCCAAGAACGGCCGTCGTACCGGCGGTCGCTCGGCGGGCCGCAGCCGTGGTGGCCGCGCCGCCTCCGCTGGGGCGAGCCAGGACACCGCGAAGATCCGCGCGTGGGCCAAGGAGAACGGTTACAACGTCAACGACCGGGGCCGTGTCCCCGCCGAGATCCGTGAGGCGTACGAGAAGGCCAACGGCTGATCCCCCGTCGGCCCCCTGCGCGACCGTCCGGCGCGCAGCAGCCGGGCTCGGTGGCACTCCGTGGCCGCCGCGCTCACCAGCCGTACGTAATCGGGGGCGAGCCTGCCGCCCCCGAGGCCGGTCACCGGAAGTGTCGGCTCCAGCTCGCGACCAGGCCGGGGAGGCCGCAACCATACGGCCTCCCGCGGATCGGAAGGGCCCCTTTCCCGGGGTTTCCCCTCTCCCGGGGTTTCCGGGTATTCCCGGCTTTCCCGGGCCGCGCGGTTTTCGCGGTCCTCATGGGCCACCGGGGCATCCCGGTCCGGTCGGGCCGTCGCATCGGTTCCCTTGGTCCCACCGGCTCCGTCGGTTCCGCCGGCTCCGCTGGGTCCGCTGGTACGCGACCGGGGAAACCGGGCGCCCACGGGTGCCGGCGCGGGGATCCGGCCGCCGGAGCCCAGCGCCGTGAGGTCCAGGGCGATGCCGTCCCACTCCAGCCAGCGCAGCAGCTCGGGCAGTTCGTCCGCGCTGCCCACGGCGGTCAGGAACCACAGCGTCCCGGCCCGCCGGTCGAGCGCCACGGGCCCGGTGGGGCGCACCCGCGCCAGCACCGCCACGCCCGCGTCCGCGGGGAGGCCCAGGGCGTCGAAGCGCAGCCCGGTCGGCAGCCCGAGCGGTTCGCCGTCGGTCGTGGGCCAGCCGAGCTCGCGCTCGTACCAGCGCCGCCGGCGGTCCGCCGGGAGGATGCCGGTGAGGTCTTCGGCGACGCCGTCGGTGGCGTCTCCGCGGCGGGGTTTCGGCAGGGCAGGGGCCATGAACGGTGCAACTGAGCCGACCCCTTGAGGTTACGCGCTGTCCGTAATTGGGCACTCTCCGTACAGGAGGAGCGGGGCGCACAAGCGCTCCGGGTAGCGCGAGGGTGTTCGCCCGTAGCGGAGTGC
This genomic interval carries:
- a CDS encoding L-aspartate oxidase — encoded protein: MTGIRLAAPRPGWSVDADVVVIGSGVAGLTVALRSAAAGARVVIVTKARLDAGSTRWAQGGIAAALDEGDTPAQHLDDTLVAGVGLCDEQAVRTLVTEGPDAVRRLMATGARFDADPATGEVQLTREGGHHRRRIVHAGGDATGAEVSRALVAAVRAADIRIIEHALVLDLLKDAAGRAAGVSLHVMGEGRHDGVGAVRARAVVLATGGMGQVFAATTNPAVSTGDGVALALRAGAEVSDLEFVQFHPTVLWLGPDAEGQLPLVSEAVRGEGAHLVDADGVRFMLGQHELAELAPRDIVAKGIMRRMRETGADHMFLDGRHFGAVMWAERFPTILAACRSHGIDPVTEPIPIAPAAHYASGGVRTDAHGRTTVPGLYACGEVACTGVHGANRLASNSLLEGLVFAERIAAAVAADETVPGEPVPADGPGEPLVAPEDRHTIQRIMTRGAGVLRSAAGLAEAADRLDAVRRAVHTDGKSAEPGTEAWEATNLLLVARVLVAAALRREETRGSHWREDRPDRDDDRWRRHLLVTLRPDRTLAVSTTETAAFPPVSPASPSSPHPAPRSTA
- the nadC gene encoding carboxylating nicotinate-nucleotide diphosphorylase, producing the protein MTTPDDLQYRLTTLTDEPGCGGDCACGEGASAYECGLDSGLAALLADAGLDPLLVEEIAHMTVEEDLDGGVDVTSVATIPEDAVATGDFTAREAGTVAGLRVAEAILSVVCTDDFEVERHVEDGDRVEAGQRLLSVTTRTRDLLTAERGMLNLLCRLSGIATATRLWADVLEGTGAEVRDTRKTTPGLRALEKYAVRCGGGVNHRMSLSDAALVKDNHVIAAGGVAQAFRAVRERFPELPIEVEVDHLEQIPPVLAEGADLILLDNFTVERTREAVALVAGRARLESSGRLTLANAREYATTGVDYLAVGSLTHSSPILDIGLDLRQQEGAA
- a CDS encoding type III pantothenate kinase, encoding MLLTIDVGNTQTVLGLFDGDEIVEHWRISTDPRRTADELAVLFQGLMGRHPLLGDDLGDGIEGIAICSTVPSVLHEMREVTRRYYGDVPAVLVEPGVKTGVPILMDNPKEVGADRIINAVAAVELYDGPAIVVDFGTATTFDAVSARGEYVGGVIAPGIEISVEALGVKGAQLRKIELARPRSVIGKNTVEAMQSGIIHGFAGQVDGVVNRMARELADDPDDVTVIATGGLAPLVLGEATVIDEHEPWLTLVGLRLVYERNVARA
- a CDS encoding BlaI/MecI/CopY family transcriptional regulator, translating into MVRRLGDLEDAVMTRVWEWNRPVTVREVLEDLQQERSIAYTTVMTVMDNLYQKGWLRREAEGRAYRYEAVSNRAAYSAALMNEAWSVSDNPAAALVAFFGMMSAEQREALRDAIRVVQLGRPGEEEPPPGR
- a CDS encoding amino-acid N-acetyltransferase; translation: MPAASEPASGRPAPAKVLTVRRARTSDVPAVRRLINTYARDRILLDKATVTLYEDIQEFWVAERDEDGTVIGCGALHVMWEDLAEVRTLAVDPTVKGGGVGHAVLDKLLQTARWLGVRRIFCLTFEVEFFAKHGFVEIGETPVDGDVYSELLRSYDEGVAEFLGLERVKPNTLGNSRMLLHL
- a CDS encoding histone-like nucleoid-structuring protein Lsr2 — its product is MAQKVQVLLVDDLDGGEADETVTFALDGKTYEIDLTTANADKLRGLLEPYAKNGRRTGGRSAGRSRGGRAASAGASQDTAKIRAWAKENGYNVNDRGRVPAEIREAYEKANG
- a CDS encoding SCO3374 family protein; the protein is MAPALPKPRRGDATDGVAEDLTGILPADRRRRWYERELGWPTTDGEPLGLPTGLRFDALGLPADAGVAVLARVRPTGPVALDRRAGTLWFLTAVGSADELPELLRWLEWDGIALDLTALGSGGRIPAPAPVGARFPRSRTSGPSGAGGTDGAGGTKGTDATARPDRDAPVAHEDRENRAARESREYPETPGEGKPRERGPSDPREAVWLRPPRPGRELEPTLPVTGLGGGRLAPDYVRLVSAAATECHRARLLRAGRSRRGPTGDQPLAFSYASRISAGTRPRSLTL